One stretch of Chitinophagaceae bacterium DNA includes these proteins:
- the uvrC gene encoding excinuclease ABC subunit UvrC — protein sequence MDTENSLSNTKTYKPSEVHLLPNVPGVYKFFNKTRMLIYVGKSKELKKRVASYFNKTTQHGAKTMRMVSQVEEIEFIILNTEYDALLLENILIKEHQPKYNILLKDDKTYPYICILKEHFPRIIYTRRVDKTKGEYFGPFTNLKGMKHVLALLKKIYTIRNCHYNLSPENVESKKYKVCLEYHIGNCLGPCQGNQTENEYQIDIKNARNILKGNLSEVKNFFKEKMAEYSQTLEFEKANEYKLKYENVEKFQSKSVVVNQKITDVDVFTIVIDEDIAFINCMKIENGSIILSDTFEIKKKLDETEEEVLTLAIIQLREKYESKSPEILTNIPVQIETNLFSIHQPKVGDKRHLLDISIKNALFFKKERYNQKIEDAEKEDRVLMQLQSDLKLKTIPRHIECFDNSHIQGSNPVASMVCFKKGKPAKKEYKHFNIKTVLESNDFAYMSEIILRRYTRILEEKQPLPDLIIIDGGKGQLNAAIESLQTLNLYGKVAIMSVAKRLEELYFPNDELPLMLSKKSESLKFIQQIRDEAHRFAINFHRLKRSNAQINTILDEIDGIGEVLKEKLLSHFKSPQKIKEAHLNQLAEAIGPKKAQVVYNFFKNNTQNS from the coding sequence ATGGATACCGAAAATTCTCTCAGCAATACAAAAACATATAAACCATCCGAAGTGCATTTACTTCCTAATGTACCCGGAGTTTATAAGTTTTTTAATAAAACAAGAATGCTCATTTATGTAGGAAAATCAAAAGAATTAAAAAAAAGAGTTGCTTCTTATTTTAATAAAACAACACAACACGGAGCAAAAACAATGCGAATGGTTTCACAAGTGGAAGAAATTGAGTTTATTATCCTTAATACAGAGTACGACGCTCTTTTATTAGAAAACATACTCATAAAAGAACACCAACCAAAGTACAATATACTCCTCAAAGACGATAAAACCTATCCCTATATCTGTATTCTAAAAGAACATTTCCCCCGAATTATCTATACACGAAGAGTAGATAAAACGAAAGGAGAATATTTTGGACCTTTTACCAACCTAAAAGGAATGAAACACGTCCTCGCTCTGCTTAAAAAAATATATACCATCCGAAATTGCCATTATAATCTCTCCCCGGAAAATGTCGAAAGTAAAAAATATAAAGTGTGTTTAGAATATCACATAGGAAACTGCCTCGGTCCCTGCCAAGGAAACCAAACAGAAAACGAATACCAAATAGATATAAAAAATGCAAGAAATATATTGAAAGGAAATCTATCGGAGGTAAAAAATTTTTTCAAAGAAAAGATGGCAGAATATTCACAAACCCTAGAATTTGAAAAAGCAAATGAATATAAACTAAAATATGAAAATGTAGAAAAATTTCAATCAAAATCAGTGGTAGTGAACCAAAAAATAACAGACGTAGATGTATTTACCATTGTCATTGATGAGGATATTGCTTTTATTAATTGTATGAAAATAGAAAATGGATCTATTATCCTCTCCGATACCTTCGAAATAAAAAAAAAATTAGACGAAACAGAAGAAGAAGTACTCACCCTTGCTATCATACAACTCCGTGAAAAATACGAAAGCAAAAGCCCTGAAATCCTTACAAACATACCTGTGCAGATAGAAACAAACTTATTTTCTATTCACCAACCGAAAGTAGGTGACAAAAGACATCTCTTGGACATTTCTATAAAAAATGCTCTCTTTTTTAAAAAAGAAAGATATAACCAAAAGATAGAAGACGCAGAAAAAGAAGACAGAGTCCTGATGCAATTGCAATCAGACCTCAAACTAAAAACAATTCCCCGACATATAGAATGCTTTGATAACTCTCATATACAAGGCAGTAATCCCGTTGCTTCTATGGTTTGCTTTAAAAAAGGAAAACCCGCAAAAAAAGAATACAAACACTTCAATATCAAGACCGTACTCGAATCCAATGACTTTGCCTATATGAGTGAAATAATATTGAGAAGATACACAAGAATATTAGAAGAAAAACAACCCCTGCCTGACCTCATAATTATAGACGGTGGAAAAGGACAACTCAACGCCGCAATAGAATCTCTACAAACATTGAACCTCTACGGAAAAGTAGCAATAATGAGTGTGGCAAAAAGATTAGAAGAACTCTATTTCCCTAACGATGAACTACCTCTTATGCTTTCTAAAAAATCCGAATCTCTCAAATTTATACAACAAATAAGAGACGAAGCTCACCGATTCGCCATTAATTTTCACCGATTGAAAAGAAGTAATGCCCAAATAAACACTATTTTAGACGAAATCGACGGGATAGGGGAGGTCTTGAAAGAAAAACTTTTGTCACATTTCAAATCACCTCAAAAAATAAAAGAAGCCCATCTCAACCAACTCGCAGAAGCTATCGGACCTAAAAAAGCACAAGTAGTTTATAACTTTTTTAAAAATAATACCCAAAATTCATAA
- the prmC gene encoding peptide chain release factor N(5)-glutamine methyltransferase, with protein sequence MFPKKYSLYKIQTIFCKKLQKIFSEEEARSISFWVLEDVFQKSFQEIILRETIEVDTFLFQKLKNIYTELVFAHKPIQYIFGYSFFYGRKFFVNNSVLIPRYETEELVHWIIHSHKNEKSLFIHDICTGSGCIGITLSLELKTVDIEGSDISVESIDTARKNADLYHIHVPFFLKNILTDELPPQKYSIIVSNPPYVCEFEKESMHTNVLHHEPHTAIFVPDNNPLLFYEAIIKKAAQSLKQFGWIYLEINPLFAKEIQDILKKNYFFRIEIKKDIYNKERMIRGQSIQNIS encoded by the coding sequence ATGTTCCCCAAAAAGTATTCTTTATACAAAATTCAAACAATTTTTTGCAAGAAATTACAAAAAATATTCTCTGAGGAAGAAGCCCGAAGCATTTCCTTTTGGGTATTAGAGGATGTTTTTCAAAAGTCATTTCAAGAAATTATATTGCGAGAAACAATAGAGGTAGATACTTTCCTATTCCAAAAACTCAAAAATATATATACAGAATTAGTGTTTGCGCATAAACCAATTCAGTATATTTTTGGGTATTCTTTTTTTTATGGGAGAAAATTTTTTGTCAATAATTCCGTGCTGATACCGAGATATGAAACCGAAGAATTAGTACATTGGATAATACATTCACACAAAAATGAGAAATCCCTTTTTATTCACGATATATGCACAGGAAGTGGCTGTATAGGCATCACTCTTTCTTTAGAACTAAAAACAGTGGATATAGAAGGATCCGATATATCCGTAGAAAGCATAGATACAGCTCGAAAAAATGCGGACTTATACCATATACATGTTCCTTTTTTTTTGAAAAATATCTTAACAGACGAATTACCCCCTCAAAAATATTCCATTATAGTCAGTAATCCTCCTTATGTATGTGAATTTGAAAAAGAATCCATGCATACAAATGTATTGCATCACGAACCACACACCGCAATTTTTGTTCCCGATAACAATCCTCTTCTCTTTTATGAAGCAATTATTAAAAAAGCAGCACAGAGTTTGAAGCAATTTGGATGGATTTACTTAGAAATAAATCCGTTATTTGCAAAAGAAATACAAGATATTTTAAAAAAAAATTATTTTTTCCGTATTGAAATAAAAAAAGATATATATAATAAAGAGAGAATGATAAGAGGACAATCCATTCAAAACATCTCATAA
- a CDS encoding isoprenyl transferase, whose translation MKNTLNYHNVPKHIAIIMDGNGRWAKKQGAKRIFGHQNAITAVRETTECCTELGVKYLTLYAFSTENWQRPADEVQALMTLLVSTIKKELSTLQKNNIKLLSIGDETLLPKNTQAELRSARESTQNNTGLSLILALNYSGRLEIVKAVKDLVQYIAQEKNTPFDLQKINESFFESFLFTKGIPDPELLIRTSGEQRISNFLLWQIAYTEIYITDVLWPDFRKEHLIEAIVDFQKRERRFGKTSEQIQ comes from the coding sequence ATGAAAAATACTCTCAATTATCACAATGTACCCAAACACATAGCCATTATTATGGACGGAAATGGCAGATGGGCAAAAAAACAAGGAGCAAAAAGAATATTTGGACATCAAAATGCTATAACTGCTGTACGAGAAACTACCGAATGCTGTACCGAATTAGGCGTGAAATACCTTACTCTCTATGCTTTTTCTACCGAAAATTGGCAAAGACCTGCCGATGAAGTCCAAGCACTGATGACGTTGCTCGTTTCCACCATCAAAAAAGAACTCTCCACCCTTCAAAAAAACAATATCAAACTCCTTTCTATAGGTGATGAAACCCTTTTACCAAAAAATACCCAAGCAGAACTCCGCTCCGCAAGAGAATCTACCCAAAATAATACAGGATTATCTCTTATACTTGCTCTTAATTATAGCGGAAGATTAGAAATAGTAAAAGCCGTAAAAGACCTTGTTCAATATATCGCACAAGAAAAAAATACTCCCTTTGATTTACAAAAAATAAATGAATCTTTCTTTGAAAGTTTCTTATTCACAAAGGGAATACCCGACCCCGAACTCCTTATCCGAACCAGCGGAGAACAAAGAATCAGTAACTTTTTGCTTTGGCAGATAGCTTATACAGAAATTTACATAACAGACGTCCTGTGGCCTGATTTTAGAAAAGAGCATTTGATAGAAGCAATAGTAGATTTTCAAAAAAGAGAAAGAAGGTTCGGTAAAACAAGCGAACAAATACAATAA
- a CDS encoding N-6 DNA methylase: MELEEYFESIQKKIGHSTEYTLRTDFENLMNDIKPRKAIEIIQEHSTLEKLQTLPKFTGRPDFRVTESNLEIGWMETKPIHDDISVYLDTPQLKRYLHVIPNFLFTNYREFILFRDGEAILNSTLFVKEEKKLQDSNVEQTKALLYEFFNGALQQIEKTEKLSIAMAKHAQYLQRELWNLWNSEEKSPFKEKFKGLYDLFSKTLVEELQPLEFIDAYSQTVAYGLLLSALSANKKIDKYNFIEFIPKSLPIFEEIFGLLRLQNIPEGIAWIIDKLFIILHNTDYAQVQKELSFSNKIGSELDDPYIYFYENFLKAYNPEKRVEKGVYYTPAPVVHFIVKIIQQSLIKDFKKSGLDDDNISLLDFATGTGTFLLEAFKTALANVDKGQKNGFIRNNLLKNFYGFEYLIAPYTIAHLKLTKFLTEEGFLFEQEGDRAKIFLTDTLDDSHYQRNALFPYLSDEGEGATKVKSEKKIWVVLGNPPYSNFSKNKRPFIQALINDYKKGLNETKINMDDDYIKFIRFAQAKIEGAKYSYQKGNNTINRKIEALGQGIIGIITNNSYLNGITHRQMRKSLYETFDKIYILNLHGNSIIGEGDKNVFDITVGVCIALFVKTPKPLPEKEVYYFSTLNNALLKREEKFEYLRNHDLETTLWKRLKPEKPHYWFVEKDFTHIKQYEKGWKMTDIFKEYSTGIGTKIDAISVDIIKKNVIKRVTDILNKKYTLDDIIKKYKISHTTTWEYKRAIHSTIKETEFTSYNYRPFDRRYVFYNHKFLSRSRKTVMDNFFEKDNLGLICGRLEFYGFITDIISDEHICGGNSYNFPLYIYNTNTNGNTDENGNGYLFKDEEKKDNFTKEFRKFLKENNLKHHTPEQILGYIYAVLFSPIYRLKYFEFLKIDFPKIPFCEDMATFQTLSNLGSDLIDHHLLKHSYSKNEMPTFAVEGNNTITEIHYNKEEQRLYINKTQYFENFAKSVWEYEIGGYQIFDKYLKARKDLELTYEEINHLKKVATCILKTMEIQKNIDTLCQEWM, from the coding sequence ATGGAACTGGAAGAATATTTTGAAAGCATACAAAAAAAAATAGGGCATTCAACGGAATACACACTGCGGACTGACTTTGAAAATTTGATGAATGACATCAAACCAAGAAAAGCAATTGAAATTATCCAAGAGCATTCTACTTTAGAAAAACTCCAAACCTTACCAAAGTTCACAGGTCGTCCCGATTTTAGAGTAACAGAAAGTAATTTAGAAATCGGTTGGATGGAAACCAAACCCATTCACGATGATATATCTGTCTACCTTGATACACCCCAATTGAAAAGATACCTCCACGTAATTCCTAATTTTTTATTTACCAATTATAGAGAATTTATTTTGTTTCGGGATGGCGAGGCAATTTTAAATTCTACTCTCTTTGTAAAAGAGGAAAAAAAATTACAGGACAGTAATGTAGAACAAACAAAAGCTCTTCTCTATGAATTTTTCAACGGTGCATTACAACAAATTGAGAAAACCGAAAAATTATCTATTGCTATGGCAAAACACGCTCAGTATCTACAGCGTGAGCTTTGGAATTTGTGGAATAGCGAGGAAAAATCACCATTCAAAGAAAAATTTAAAGGGCTGTATGACCTATTTTCAAAAACACTCGTAGAAGAATTACAACCATTAGAATTTATAGATGCTTACTCTCAAACCGTTGCTTATGGCTTACTTCTATCCGCTCTTTCTGCAAATAAAAAAATTGATAAATACAATTTTATAGAGTTTATACCCAAGTCACTTCCCATTTTTGAAGAGATTTTTGGATTACTGCGGCTTCAAAATATTCCCGAAGGTATTGCTTGGATAATAGATAAATTATTTATTATCTTACATAACACCGATTATGCACAAGTGCAAAAAGAACTTTCGTTTTCCAACAAGATAGGGAGTGAATTAGACGACCCTTATATCTATTTTTATGAAAACTTTTTAAAAGCATACAATCCCGAAAAACGAGTTGAGAAGGGAGTTTATTATACCCCCGCCCCTGTGGTTCATTTTATTGTAAAAATTATACAACAATCGCTCATAAAAGATTTCAAAAAATCAGGTTTAGATGATGATAATATTTCACTTTTGGACTTTGCAACGGGAACAGGAACATTCCTTTTGGAAGCTTTTAAAACTGCATTAGCAAATGTAGATAAAGGACAAAAAAATGGATTCATCCGCAATAATCTTTTAAAAAATTTTTACGGTTTTGAATATCTTATTGCTCCCTACACCATAGCACATTTGAAGCTTACTAAATTTTTAACCGAAGAGGGATTTCTATTTGAGCAAGAAGGCGATAGAGCAAAGATTTTTTTAACCGATACATTGGATGATTCTCATTACCAAAGAAATGCCCTTTTTCCTTACCTTTCTGATGAAGGAGAGGGGGCAACAAAAGTAAAATCAGAAAAGAAAATTTGGGTAGTTTTGGGAAACCCTCCTTATAGTAATTTTTCAAAAAATAAGAGACCTTTTATTCAGGCATTGATAAACGACTATAAAAAAGGATTGAACGAAACAAAAATAAATATGGATGATGACTACATAAAATTTATTCGCTTTGCACAAGCAAAAATAGAAGGTGCAAAATATTCTTATCAAAAAGGAAACAATACTATAAACAGAAAAATAGAAGCTTTGGGGCAAGGAATTATCGGAATTATAACCAACAATTCCTATTTGAACGGCATTACCCACCGACAAATGCGAAAATCTCTCTACGAAACATTTGATAAAATCTACATACTCAATCTCCACGGAAATAGTATTATTGGGGAAGGGGATAAAAATGTGTTTGATATAACCGTGGGAGTATGCATTGCTCTCTTCGTAAAAACTCCAAAACCACTGCCCGAAAAAGAAGTGTATTATTTCTCTACGCTGAATAATGCACTTTTAAAAAGAGAAGAGAAGTTTGAATACCTAAGGAACCATGATTTAGAAACCACTCTTTGGAAACGTTTAAAACCCGAAAAACCTCATTATTGGTTTGTAGAAAAAGATTTTACCCATATCAAACAATATGAAAAAGGATGGAAAATGACGGATATTTTTAAGGAGTATAGCACAGGAATAGGAACTAAGATAGATGCAATTTCTGTTGATATAATAAAAAAAAATGTAATAAAAAGAGTTACCGATATTTTAAATAAAAAGTATACATTAGATGATATAATAAAAAAATACAAAATTAGTCACACAACAACTTGGGAATATAAAAGAGCAATACATTCTACTATAAAAGAGACAGAGTTCACATCTTATAATTACCGTCCTTTTGATAGAAGATATGTATTTTACAACCATAAATTTTTATCTCGTTCAAGAAAGACAGTAATGGATAATTTTTTTGAAAAAGATAATTTAGGTCTAATTTGCGGAAGATTAGAGTTTTATGGTTTCATAACCGATATTATTAGCGACGAACACATTTGTGGAGGAAACTCTTATAATTTTCCTCTTTATATTTACAACACCAATACCAACGGTAACACAGACGAAAACGGAAACGGTTACCTTTTCAAAGACGAAGAGAAAAAAGATAATTTTACCAAAGAATTTCGTAAATTCTTAAAAGAAAATAATTTGAAGCACCATACACCCGAACAAATTTTAGGATATATCTATGCAGTATTGTTTTCTCCAATATACCGACTAAAATATTTTGAGTTCCTAAAAATAGATTTTCCAAAAATTCCATTTTGTGAAGATATGGCAACTTTCCAAACATTGTCAAATCTTGGCAGTGATTTGATAGACCACCATCTGCTAAAACACAGTTATTCAAAAAATGAAATGCCTACTTTTGCAGTAGAAGGAAACAATACAATAACCGAAATACATTATAACAAAGAAGAACAAAGATTATATATAAATAAAACGCAGTATTTTGAGAATTTTGCAAAATCGGTTTGGGAATACGAAATTGGCGGATATCAAATATTTGACAAATACCTGAAAGCAAGAAAAGATTTAGAACTCACTTATGAAGAAATAAATCACTTAAAAAAAGTTGCTACCTGTATTCTCAAGACGATGGAAATTCAAAAAAATATTGACACTCTCTGCCAAGAATGGATGTAA
- a CDS encoding DUF5103 domain-containing protein yields the protein MRLSFLFFLLLFSYCAIQEGSKLAKNTTPLTQDKVYDTNIKTVRLYPFQNRYNDQMQSPIINKNENIPLRLEFDELFQDFKTYNVSLIHCNFDWTISPLSDIEFLYDYNIFPITEYQYSQNTKIPYTHYSFIVPKVKLSGNYVLIVYRDNNKSDIIASQRFMVFENETDIEMEVNYSTVASERDFNQQIDFSVHYKNLELNNYFTDLYVLLRQNRSWLDAKFHLKPTRIDFQSKSLVYEHFNLENNFRGLKEFRFFDARSLTYNGLNVRHIERSNKEAQLVLTKDKSRFSQPYSKLNDFNGGYVVESKELNVISNEVSCEYVKVLFSLEYNTSKKEDIYIMGAFNNWDRTDANKMIADSASDMYYQSLLLKQGFYNYLYLSTTDKDPFCLEGYDFQTENMYEVLVYYKPPGTFYHKLVGYKIIDFNK from the coding sequence ATGAGACTATCCTTTCTTTTTTTTTTACTTCTATTCTCTTACTGTGCCATTCAAGAAGGGTCTAAGTTGGCAAAAAACACAACTCCTCTTACACAAGACAAAGTATATGATACCAATATAAAAACCGTCCGCTTGTACCCCTTTCAAAATAGATACAACGACCAGATGCAGTCCCCTATTATCAATAAAAACGAGAACATACCCCTGCGTTTAGAGTTTGATGAATTGTTTCAGGACTTCAAAACCTATAATGTTTCCCTCATCCACTGCAATTTTGATTGGACAATTTCCCCTCTCTCAGACATAGAGTTTCTCTATGATTACAATATCTTTCCTATAACGGAGTATCAGTATTCTCAAAATACAAAAATCCCTTATACCCATTATTCGTTTATCGTTCCGAAGGTAAAGCTTTCAGGAAACTATGTATTGATTGTTTATAGGGATAATAACAAATCAGATATTATTGCATCTCAAAGATTTATGGTTTTTGAAAATGAAACAGATATTGAAATGGAGGTGAACTACTCTACGGTGGCTTCAGAAAGGGACTTTAATCAACAAATAGATTTTAGTGTGCATTATAAAAACTTAGAACTGAACAATTATTTTACGGATTTATATGTATTGTTGCGGCAGAATAGGTCTTGGTTAGATGCGAAGTTTCACCTTAAACCCACGAGAATAGATTTTCAGTCAAAATCTTTAGTATATGAGCATTTTAATTTAGAAAATAATTTTAGGGGATTGAAAGAGTTTCGTTTTTTTGATGCACGTTCGCTTACTTATAACGGGCTTAATGTAAGGCATATTGAAAGGAGTAATAAAGAAGCACAACTTGTTTTAACGAAAGATAAAAGTAGGTTTTCACAACCATATAGTAAACTCAATGACTTTAATGGGGGATATGTGGTAGAAAGCAAGGAATTAAACGTTATTTCCAATGAGGTGAGCTGCGAGTATGTAAAAGTCCTCTTTTCGTTGGAATACAATACTTCTAAAAAAGAAGATATTTACATAATGGGGGCTTTTAATAATTGGGATAGAACCGATGCCAATAAAATGATTGCAGACTCTGCATCGGATATGTATTACCAATCTCTGCTTTTGAAACAAGGTTTTTACAACTATTTATACCTTTCCACGACAGACAAAGACCCCTTTTGTTTAGAAGGATACGACTTTCAAACCGAAAATATGTATGAGGTGCTTGTGTATTATAAGCCACCGGGTACTTTTTACCACAAATTAGTGGGGTATAAAATTATAGATTTTAATAAATAA